One uncultured Desulfovibrio sp. genomic window, TGAAGTCTGATTCTTTCAGTGAAGTGTCGGGCTTGAACTGCGTAAAGCGCACGTCGTTGGAATTGCCGTAAAAGTCAATGATGCTGGCCCTGCGGATGTAGCCGGTGGAAGGCTCAACCCACAAAAGCGCCTCAACCATCTGCGGGGCGGGTTCCTTGGGGTAAAGGTGCAGCTTGGCGAGGCCGTTTTCCTGCCCGGCTTCCTTGACGTCAAAATCCTTGGTCAGCGCGGCCTGCCCGGTGATGACCTGAATGATGGTGCGTGAATCGCGCACAAGCTCCAGGGGGTAGCGGTAGGCAATTTCTTCATCCGCAAGATAATCCCAAATTTCCTTATGCGTTACCACAAGGGTTTCTTCATGGGGTTTATCTGTCTGCCAGCGGATGAGCAGGGGCTTCTGGAACAGCAGGCTGCCCTGCCGTTTCTCCACCGAGCCGCTTTCCTTATGGGTCAGCGTTTGCTCAAACGTGGCGGAAAACGTGCGCAGCTTTTCATACCGCGCCTGGATGGTCGCCGCTATATCCGCAGCCTGCGCGGCTGAAGCCACAAGAAGAACAAGCCCGGCTGCCAGGGCTAGCATGCCATTTATGCGCATAACACCTCCACGGCATAAGCCGCCAGTTGTGCTGTTTGATTTATTTGACCACAGCGCGCGGCTTGCTGCCGTCTGCCGGGCCGATGATGCCGTCGTGCTCAAGCTGTTCAACCAGGCGCGCAGCGCGGTTGAAACCAATCTTGAAGCGGCGCTGCACCAGCGATATGGATGCGCGCCCCTGCTCGCTCACAAAGGCCTGCACTTCGCCGTACAGAGGATCCTGCGCGGCATCGCCGCCTCCGCCGCTGCCGCCGCCACTCACAGAGTCCAGCCCCCACTGGGCAAAGTCCACCTTGTAGGAGGGGCTGAGCTGCCGCTTCCAGTAGCCCACCACTGCCTGCACCTCTTCATCGCTGAGGAAGGGGCCGTGCAGACGCTGCAAGCGCCCGCCGCTGGGCTTGAAGAGCATGTCGCCACGGCCAAGCAGATGTTCTGCGCCCACCTGATCAAGGATGGTGCGCGAATCGTGCTTGGACGTAACCTGAAAGGATATACGGCACGGAAAGTTCGCCTTGATAAGCCCTGTCACCACGTCCACACTGGGGCGCTGAGTAGCAAGGATCATATGAATACCGGCGGCGCGGGCCAACTGCGCAAGACGCACGATGCTGGTTTCCACCTCGCGGGCGGCGGTCATCATGAGGTCTGCCAGTTCGTCAATAACGACAACAAGATATGGCAGAGGCTCAAGGTCGGCAAAATCCGGCGGCAGATCATTCTTGCAAGCGGCCAGCTTCTGGTTGAACCCGGCCACGTTGCGCACACCAAGACGCGCCATTGCTTCGTAACGGCGATCCATTTCGTGCACGGCCCAATCAAGGGCGTTCTTGGCCTCGTTCATTTCTGTGACCACAGGATGCACCAGGTGCGGTTCATCCGCATACACGGCCATTTCAATGCGCTTGGGGTCAACCAGCAACAACTGCATATCTTTGGGCTGGGTGCGGTACAGCAGGCTGATAAGAATGCCGTTGAGGCATACGCTCTTGCCCGCGCCCGTGGCGCCAGCCACAAGCAGATGCGGCATGCGCGCGAGGTCGGCCATTACGGGCTTGCCCGCAATGTCCTTGCCCAGAATCATGGTCAGGGGGCCGCACCCTTTGCGGAAAGGCTCAGAAGCAGCAAGTTCCCTGAAATTGACGGTTTCGCGGTTGTCGTTGGGTATTTCAATACCCACCGTATCCGTACCGGGAATGGGCGCCTGAATACGCACGGCAACGGCCTTGAGGGCCAACGCCAGGTCATCGCTGAGGTTGGCGATGCGGCTCACGCGGATGCCGGGGGCAGGGCGCACCTCGTACATGGTGACCACAGGCCCGGGCGTGACATGCACAAGCTCGCTCTGGATGTCAAAATCCTTGAGGCAGGCAATAAGGGCCTTGCCCCGCGCCTCGCGGTCTTCCTTATTGTTGTTGCCCGGCATTTTGACAGGAGGGGCCAACAGCTCAAGCCCCGGCAGCGGAATGGCGGCCTTGCGGCCTGTCATGCCAGAAAGCAGCCCGGTCAGGCCACCCTGCTTTTTGGGGGCTTCGGCAGCAGGGGCGGCAGCACTTGCTGCTTTGCCGCCAGTATTCGGGGCAGAAGCGGCAGGCGAGGCAGCATGCGCCGCGTCATCCTGAGCCAGATCATGCGCACCATCGTGCACAGGATCATGGGCCGGGGCATTACCCCCCTGTTCGTCAGCATAGGCCACACCAGCAGAAACCGCAGGCGAAATGGGCATGCCGTTGATGTCTACCGCCACGGCAAAGGGATCGTCAGCATCCATTTGTGCTGCCGGGCGTGGTGCCGCTGCCTCATTTGCCTGCGCTCGGGCCGCTTTGGTCTTTTGTTCTTCAAAGACATCAGGCAGCGAGTCAGCCGTGGGCTGAATGTTGCCAAGGCGGTCGCGCCAGCGCTTCCAGAATTCCATGGAAGGCAGACGCAGATCAAGCAACGACCAACGTCGTTTGCCGTCTTCGCCTTCTGCGGGGCTTTCTGCAACAACAGGCCCGGTTGCGTTGCCTGCACGGGCGGCAAGCCGCGCCTGCGCCCAGTGCAGCACACGCGCCGCCA contains:
- the lolA gene encoding outer membrane lipoprotein chaperone LolA, whose product is MRINGMLALAAGLVLLVASAAQAADIAATIQARYEKLRTFSATFEQTLTHKESGSVEKRQGSLLFQKPLLIRWQTDKPHEETLVVTHKEIWDYLADEEIAYRYPLELVRDSRTIIQVITGQAALTKDFDVKEAGQENGLAKLHLYPKEPAPQMVEALLWVEPSTGYIRRASIIDFYGNSNDVRFTQFKPDTSLKESDFTFTAPKGVEVEDRIDRKVQEKELFK
- a CDS encoding DNA translocase FtsK; this encodes MLSLLSFDANDPSLNHVVSGVVKVKNKAGLFGAYTAGFLNDVFGVAAYLCPLVFGALGAAYVSPSYSLHWSRWLGFFLLTVCLLVIGSASDITLGDMWGGGMVGNALHLNASRYLSPGGSALVWIFVALVGMQLAGNISWFNVAARVLHWAQARLAARAGNATGPVVAESPAEGEDGKRRWSLLDLRLPSMEFWKRWRDRLGNIQPTADSLPDVFEEQKTKAARAQANEAAAPRPAAQMDADDPFAVAVDINGMPISPAVSAGVAYADEQGGNAPAHDPVHDGAHDLAQDDAAHAASPAASAPNTGGKAASAAAPAAEAPKKQGGLTGLLSGMTGRKAAIPLPGLELLAPPVKMPGNNNKEDREARGKALIACLKDFDIQSELVHVTPGPVVTMYEVRPAPGIRVSRIANLSDDLALALKAVAVRIQAPIPGTDTVGIEIPNDNRETVNFRELAASEPFRKGCGPLTMILGKDIAGKPVMADLARMPHLLVAGATGAGKSVCLNGILISLLYRTQPKDMQLLLVDPKRIEMAVYADEPHLVHPVVTEMNEAKNALDWAVHEMDRRYEAMARLGVRNVAGFNQKLAACKNDLPPDFADLEPLPYLVVVIDELADLMMTAAREVETSIVRLAQLARAAGIHMILATQRPSVDVVTGLIKANFPCRISFQVTSKHDSRTILDQVGAEHLLGRGDMLFKPSGGRLQRLHGPFLSDEEVQAVVGYWKRQLSPSYKVDFAQWGLDSVSGGGSGGGGDAAQDPLYGEVQAFVSEQGRASISLVQRRFKIGFNRAARLVEQLEHDGIIGPADGSKPRAVVK